The Corynebacterium freiburgense region CCGTATTCTCCGCACCGTCCGCGGCCGTCGCATCGCAATGGTGTTCCAGGAGCCCATGTCCGCGCTCGATCCACTTATGAAAGTGGGCAAACAAATCGCTGAGGTTCGCCGAACCCATAGCCTTCCTGGAAATACTCAAAGTATCGATGAACTTCTCACAGCCGTCGATCTGCCGAAAGAAATGGCGAATTCATATCCGCATCAGCTTTCTGGCGGGCAACGGCAACGAATCCTTATTGCTATGGCACTCGCCTGCGATCCCGATATCCTTATTTGCGACGAACCCACAACCGCACTGGACGTAACCGTCCAAAAGCACATTGTGGAGCTTATTCTTCGGCTCGTCCAGGAACGCAATACCGCACTACTTTTTATTAGCCACGACCTCGGGCTAGTAGCAAGTACATGCGACCGCATCTTAGTTATGCGTAACGGCAATATCGTCGAACAAGGCGACACCACCGGTGTACTCACACAACCTCAAGCCGACTACACCAAACAACTCATCGCAGCATCCGACCTCCGCGAACCCCGATATGCAAACGCAATCAACCAAAACGGCGAAACATTACTGCACGCGGAAAACATTTCCCGGGTTCGCCGCGGCACCACAACACTCGCGCCGCTTAGCCTAAAACTCCAAAACCATCAACGGCTAGGCATCGTAGGAGGCTCCGGATCGGGCAAAACAACGCTGCTCAAAATACTCGCTGGGCTAGACACCCCCACCACAGGGACCGTCACCAAAAACAAAAACACCACGATCCAAATGGTGTTCCAAGACCCACTTTCTTCACTCGATCCTCGTATGCGTGTAGGGCGATCAATCGCTGAACCCCTCCACAAAATGAGCCGCAGTGAACAACAAAAACGCGTGCAAGAAGTACTCGCAGAAGTTGACCTTGAACCAGACGCAGCCAGACGATTCCCCCATGAATTCTCCGGTGGGCAACGCCAACGAATCTCAATAGCCCGCGCAATTGCCGCCAACCCAGACATTCTGCTTGCCGATGAACCCGTAAGCGCACTCGATGTTTCAGTACGCACCCAAGTTATGGACCTGCTGGATAAACTTGTACGAAACCATGGGATTAGCCTTGTATTTGTCTCACACGACCTATCGGTGGTGCGCCAACTATGTACTGATGTTCTGGTGCTCAAGAGTGGCGAAATCGTGGAGCAAGGAAAACTCACAGAGGTCTACAATGACCCCCAACACGAGTACACCAAGCAACTTCTTAATGCAACGCTTCCGTTGCCCAGTAAATCCCAGTGAATGAGGTACCCACAAAACACCCTGCAATAATTCGCTGAACTCAACTGCTGAGCAGATTACTGCGCTGGCCCCAAAACAAATTGCATGCGTGGCATTTTTGGGGCGCTTGGGCTTTTTGGGGCGCTTGGGCTTTTTGGGGCGCTTGGGGCTAGTGTTGGAACATGCCGCGCAAGGCTTTTAGTGACTAATTTATAGCTAGTGTCGCTAAATACACCAATTGGACACAAGATGGTGTATTCGGCGACAAACCCCTAGTAACCAGAATTGCGCAACTTAAAAGCGCCTCCACTTAACAGCACTCCACCGAGCCACAGCACTCCACCGGTCGATAACACAGACCGATCCACAACACCCGCCAAAGCGGAACTAAGTCGGAACAGAACTAAGTCGGAACGGAACCCGCTTTCTTATACGAGTTCCCTCACCATGTCAGCAAGGTCATCTTGGTAGCGGTGCCGAAGGATTGCTACTGCACGTCGCCGTGGAGCATTGGTTTGGAGCCCCAACGAACGATTAACGGCGGCAACAAGTTCGGAGCGTTTGACGTCAAGCCCCATAAGATTGGCTACATCGGGTTCTTCCATCAGTGGTGTGGCTTTGGTGATATCAAAGTGCCCATCGTCGTGGAATTCTAGCCATACGCGGTCGCCTTCTATGACTTCGAGGTCAAGGAGGAATCGCCGGATTGTGCCAAGTGAACTGCCGGCGCGACTGTAGCGAACTGCCTGTGCCCCGAGTCTACTGGGTAGTTCTACTTCGCCAAGGAATGGAACGTCCACAAGTGCGCAGACGCCTCGGTGCACTCCAAAACCGGAGCCGCGAAGGTGGTCATTGTTTACAGTTAGTAGGAGTGACCAGGTTTTGCCGCGGCGATAGAAGTTTGGCACTTCGCTTGGGGAGGCATCATTGACTACCGGGGCTTCGGCGCGGCGAACTACACCGTTTTCTATTACAAATTCACCGGTTGAACAGTAGGTTCGAATGGAGCTTTCGGCAGCGCCAATGGTATGGGCGTCGCGAATCAGATCATTAAGGGAGATTTCGCCAGCTGCATCGACTCGGCGCGCAATCCAGTCAAAAATTGTGGTGTATTCTTCCATTCCCCATTCGGCAAGTGCCCAGGTTTCTGGTCGGACCCGCATAAAGCGAGGGTCAGCAGAGAGTTGGTTGGACATAGAGCGGGCATTTCCAGAGCCAATTCCGGCAATGATTTCATCGGCTGTCATTGGCTTTCCTGCGGTGGCAAGGGCAGCTCCGGCGCGATCTTGATATGAGTCATTGCGGGTGAAAATGCGGTCACCTTCTACCCGCAGGCGGCGGTCTCGTTGAAGGTATTCGGCAAGGAGTTCGCTTGCCACATCGAGGGGTTTTGCTATTTCATGCAGGGAGCAAACCCCCCAATCATCAGAGAAGGTTGCTAATGTTTCGGCTACTTGGTCAGCAAAGCCGGGAATACATACCCAGTCTTCTTCCAACTCCCAAACATCGGTAACAGCACTGAGGATTTTTAGACCATTGGAAGTAAGGAGTTTTGCCACTTCAGCGGAGGGTGCTAGCGGTAAGAAACGATATGCTATTGCCGATGTAAGCAGGCTCACCGATGGGGATTCGGTGGTCAAGCGTTGCCGTAAGGATTTTTCAAGTTGGCGGATTCGTTCTCGAGTAAGGCCAAGTTCGGTGCCAATATCGTCTAATGTGCGGGAACCTTGGAGCCTCCCAGCAAAAATTACTGGACCACGAGGGTCTTTGGAGACAATTGCATCTATTTCGGCGAGTGCGGCCGCTACAGCGTTTTCTATAGGGTCGGGCACTTGTTCGATTAAAGCATCGACCCACTGCACTACCGGCTCGGGTAGGTCTGGGCTATATCCCGCAACGGTACACCATTGGATGAGATGGGTAAGGTCAGCATTGAGTTCTGGAGCAGCGGACCAGGTTTCGTCGATTACTACCGCGTCAACAATATATTCGGCAGCAGAGCCGCTTGAGGCACTAGCGGAAACATCGTATTCGATATCTGCGAATGCTTCAGCGGCAGTGAATTCAACGGTATCTACGTCTTCATAATCGGCAAGGAAGTTTGCTTTGATTTCGGCTTCGGCTTGGCGTTGCCGTTCTGCCATTTCAATTGCGGTATCTACTACGGCATGAATGAACTGTTGAAGACGTAGTTTTCCTACTCCGTGCAGTTCGGATAGTGCCCGCACGGTGGCATTAAGGGGGTTGGGAAAGTCTGCAAACCAGCCTGCAACGGTTCGGGAATTGCGGTCTAACCCGTCAGGTATCAAGTCGGGGCTCAGTACCGCAGACATGCGGCAAAGTGGTTCTTCCGGATGATTTGAAATCCATAGTGCGGCGACTTCCCCCACCGATGTTGGGGGTGGTGTGAATTCGGCGGCCCATGGGAAAAGCACCATATCGAGGCTGTTTGGAGGGTCATTCACATCGCCTGCGAGCTGGTTATGAAAACTGCTGAGCTGCCTTGCAAAGGAAATTTCGTCGATAATGGGGATATCGAGTTCGCGGGCTCGCCGGGCACGTTCACTGGTTGAGTGTTTATCAGCGGCTACTACCACAGCGCTTTCTGGGGTAACTTCACCAACATCTAGGCCAATGCGCCGAGCACGGGCTTCCCAGGCGTCTTTAGGGACGGCAAGGTTTCCGGTAAAGGTAATGCGGTCACCGGAAGCAAATAAGGCTCCGGGAGTGACATCGCTAGTATCTTCCTCAGGTTCGGCAAGTATTTCCTCAATAAGGTGCGTATCGACGCCCAACTGGGTTGCGGCATGCTTTAAATAGCCCCGTTCGGCGTCGCTAAATGAATCCTCTACCCATGCTTCAATGGCTACCTGCCGGACAAACCTCCCATGAAGGTCCTGCACCTCATCTCGATTAATCCCCAGAGCTTCTGCGCAGGCCATCAATGCCTCTACCGCAGTTGAGCTAATTTGCCCATCAACAAGTACTGCTCGCAAAAAGCACAGGTAGTAATCAGCATCACGATCTCCGGTTTTTGGTATCCGATCTGCGATTCCTGTAAGCCAAACCGCAAGCGGATCTATTTCCGTTTCCGTCTGGGCGTCGTGTTGCCCGGTAGCTAAGCCCTCAAAAATCTCTTCAACTTTTGCTTTTGCCTCGGGCGCGAGGTTCGCCACAGCTTTATTTTGCAGCGGCAAAGCCACATTTTCTTTAATTTCCTGCGGGAGTGAAAACATTTCCGCATGGGGTGCAGCAAAAACCTCGGTAGGTAATGAAGCCCCAATATTTGCAATCGATGCCAATTCCGGCACATCGGTCGCGTGCACCGCATCTGAAACAGGTGCAGATTTCATTCCAGCAGCTACCGGCGCAACCGAAACTACGGGCGTAGCCTCCGTTTTTGAAGGCTTAGGCTTCTTTGTAGGTTTACGGTGGCTCGGCCGTGATTTCGGGGTTCGCGAAGGTTTCGCAGACTCCATAAAAGGCCCTGGTAATTGCTGGAATATTTCCGTTGGAGCCTCCGCTTCTGGAGTAACTTCTGTAGCCGCAGCAGATTTTACTGATTCCACGCTTGGCTGCCGGAATACCTCCGTTGGTGGCTCTACCTCTTCATCAGGTTGTGAACCTCCAGACCCTTTGCCATGACTGCGCGGATGCGGAGGTTTCGCTGCAGGTGTTGGCAATGGTGGCAGATACGTTAAGGCGCAATCCTTCGGGAGCGGATGTGATTGCAGGAAATATTGCAGGAGCGTTGCAGTCCCCTCCGCCACCGCAAGCGCATAATGCTCATCTAATGGTTCCTTTCCTATGGCTACAAGGCAATCATCAAGGGTTTTTGGTTTTCCCGGCAATATTGAAGCTGCCATAGTTTGGGTACACACCGGAGAAATATCGACCTCGACGCCGAGCCTGGCAAATTCGCGGCGTAGCATTCGGATTTTCAGTCGGGCATCGTGTGTGACCACAATTCGATCTTGAAGCAGCTCGCCTAACTCTTCGGCGATCTCAGCAAAGCGTGGTGCTGCCACCACCATTGGGCCGGTGATCCCATGAACGTCCGGATTCGGAATTTTCCGATTCGGTTTAATGAGTGTCTCCCAAGTTCCACTGCGAGAAGCATCGGACTCAAGCAGCACAACTCCGATCTCGACGATCCTGTCATTGGCGCTGAAGCCGGTGGTCTTGAGATCGACAACAGCAAAAGGATGAGACATGGTGATGTAAGGCTCCGGAAGATTGTTAAGAGAATTACCCCTATTACTGTATCGGTCGGGGGTGACTCGAACCGCATCGAATATGAATAAATCCGAAGTAACCTCTTATAAGTACTACCCCCGCAGCCCTAAAAACACGTCTCGGAGCCTTAAAAAACCTTGCTACTATCGACCAAATTTTTGAACACGCTACCTCCTGTAAAGGTGCACGCAAATTAAAAAATCTTGGCGAATCAGCCAATCGAATGCACAATTGTGCGCTGAGTATTTTGCCCGAAAAGCCCTCCTCATAGTTCCATTACCGCAGCCCAAAAACGATACATTGCGCACAGCATTACATCGTGCTCACCCCAGCCACCCCCATCGCTATTATTCTGGTTGCCCACTGCCAGTATGTGGATACATTGTGCCATTGGCGCCAGACCGCACTTGTATCGGATAATAATGTCACTTCAACTGAACCGCTCTACCCCCGGAAGGATGCAACACGTTCGTGGACGCTCGTGATGAACAGGCACTCACTGCTGTAAAGCTCTATTACGAAGAGGGGCTTAGCCAGGCTGAAGTTGCCCAAGAAATGGGAGTTTCGCGGCCAACTGCATCGAAGCTTATTCATCATGGCAAGCAACGAGGTTTTGTCACTATTCATATTCATGACCCCAGGAAGACTGGCTCGGAACTGGCCAAAAAGATTATCGCACGATACGGGTTACAGGATGTCAGGCTAGCGCAATTACCTAGGGAAACACATTCTGATCTTTTACGTGAACTAGGACGAGCCGGCGCCGATCTTCTCAGCGAACACATTCGCGATGATATGAAGGTAGGCGTTTCCTGGGGGAACACGATGTTTGCGGTTGCTCAGCACCTACCAGTAACGGATGTACATGGTGTTGAAATTGTGCAATTAAAAGGCGGCACTTCACATTCGCAGTACAGCACGAATGATATTGGAACCATTAATAAGTTTTGTTCGGCCTTTCATGCACAGGCCAGAACACTACCCCTCCCGGTAATTTTTGATAATGCGGAAGCCAAGCGCATTGTTGAACAAGACCGCCATATTGCACATATTTTACAATTGGGTCGTTTGACAGATGTGGTGATTTTTACCGTCGGTGAAGTCCACCCGAAATCGTTACTGCTTAACCTTGGCTACTTGACCCAAGAAGAGATTGATTTGCTTGTGGAACGCGCCGCAGGCGATGCCTGCTCGCGTTTCTTTACCAAAGAAGGCGAAATCGCACTTCCAAGTGTTGATGAGCGGACCGTAGGAATTACACTGGAAGACCTTGCAGCTCGACCAATGCGCATTTTGGTGGCAGGCGGTACCGAAAAAGTCACAGCAATCCATACCGCCTTAACAATGGGTTTAGCCACTCACCTAGTTATCGATCAGGGCACCGCTCAACGCATACTTGATCTTGGCTAAAACACCACCACACCAACAATCGCCGCATTCAGCATATTGGTGGCAAAACCGGTCATAAGGGCCAATGGCGCAAGCTTAGCCACTTCACCTCGGCGTTCTGGCACCAATCCACCAATAGAACCAATTTGGATTGCCATAGAACTGATATTTGCAAATCCGGCCAGTGCGAAGGTGGTAATCATTACGGACTTTGGATCCATTTCTGGAATATGCGGACCAAACGATGTAAAACCAACAAATTCATTGATAATCGTCTTTTCTCCGATAAAGTTACCGACCAATTGGGCGTCTTCCCATGGAACGCCAATAAGCCATGCAGCTGGCGCAAATATCAGACCAAACAATCCTTCCAGTGACCAGTTCTCTTGCCCGAAAATGCCACCGATTCCCTGAAGCACCGCGGAAATCATGGCAATAAACGCTATAAATGCAATAAGGAGACAGCCCACGGCAATAGCGATTCTTCCGCCTGCCATTGCACCACTACCAATGGCATCAATAATGTTTTTGGATTCTGTATCGCGAACGTGGCGCACTGAGGCATCAAGATCAGATTCTTCGGTTTCCGGCCAGAATGCCTTTGCCACAATAAGAGAACCTGGTGCGTTCATCAGGCTTGCCGCAAGTAAATATTCAAGTGGAGCGCCTAAAAGCGAATAGCCAATAAGCGTTGAACCAGCTACCGAAGCAAAACCACCAGTCATACAGGTAAATAGCTCAGAGCGCGTAAGTTTAGGTAAATATGGCGAGATTACAAGCGGCGCTTCACTCTGACCAAGAAAAATCACTGTGGATGCCCATACGGACTCAACTTTGCTGGTTCCCAAAATTTTCTTAAGTGCCCCACCGAGCAAATCAACGAATATTTGGATAACACGCAAATAGTACAGGGCGCCAATAATTGCACCAAGGAAAATAATGACCGGAAGAACATTTAATGCAAATACAAATTGATTCGGCTCTGAACTAAAGAGTCTGCCAAATACAAATGACGTTCCAAGATTAGTAAATTCCGTAAGCTTTTCTAACCCTTCCGCCACTTTTTTCAGCGCAAGAAAGCCATAATCCCACTTCAATACAATTAGGGCAAACGCTATTTGCAGAAGCAATCCCACCCCGAGCGTGCGCCATTTAATGCTTTTTCTGTGGCGTGAAAAAAGAATCAACACACCAAAAATAACAAGTATCCCCAATAACCCTTGTAGACGTTCCATAGCTCCTGTGTTCCTTTCTTTCCAGATGCATTAGAGCGAATCTGACCAAAAGGCGTACGGTAATAACTCAGCAAAGGCGATGCTGTGTGATTCTTTGTTTTTGGCCACAATCACGCGTTCGCAATTAAATTCTGAAAGTACTTGGAGGCAGGCACCGCAGGGATAACACGGCTCAGCCCGTAGGCCAACAATGGCGACAGCTTTAATCTGCATGCGCTCTGGATTGCCGGTGCCGGGGGCATCTTCACTGGTAACAATTGCCCGAGTGACTGCGTTTCGTTCAGCGCAGATCGTAAGCCCGTACGAAGCGTTTTCTACATTGCAACCGGTGATAACACGACCGTCGTCAAGCAATAGGGCGGCGCCCACCGGAAACTGCGAATAAGGAGCGTAGGCATGTTCCGCTGCTTCGTGCGCGAGTTCGATGAGCTCGTAATCTGTTGGGCTCATAGAGTGCCTCCTGAAAACCCGATTTACACTTGATAAATAGACCCTTGACATTTGTTCTGGCCCTTATGATAATCGGAGGTAGTTCAGCACACAACCAATATCCTTTTGTAATTACCATCACATTTCAATGTTCGTTGGTGGAAATACACACGAACCACTAGGAGCACCCAATAATGACCGAGAGATTCGATGCAGTAGACATTATTCGTACAAAGCGAGATCGCGAGCGGCTCACTACGGAACAGATAAATTGGGTGATTGACGCCTATACGCGTGGGGTCGTTGCCGACGAACAAATGGCCGCACTAAATATGGCGATTTTCCTTAATGGGATGGATCGCACCGAGATCGTGGACTGGACTACAGCCATGATGAACTCTGGTGAGCGAATGAACTTTGATGCCCTTTCCCGCACTACGAGCGATAAACACTCCACCGGCGGTGTTGGGGATAAAATCACCCTCCCATTGGCGCCCCTGGTTGCCGCGTTTGATGTGGCTGTTCCGCAACTATCTGGTCGCGGCCTCGGACATACTGGCGGAACCTTAGACAAACTGGAATCTATCCCGGGCTGGCAAGCCAATTTCTCCAACGAACGCATGATGGAAATTTTGGAAGACCCCGGATGCATTATTTGCGCTCCAGGAACCGGCCTGGCACCTGCAGATAAGAAAATTTATGCGCTTCGTGATATTACTGCGACCGTCGATTGCATTCCACTTATTGCCAGTTCCATTATGAGCAAAAAGATTGCAGAAGGAACGGCATCACTTGTACTCGATGTCAAAGTTGGTTCGGGCGCTTTTATGAAAGATATTCAAAATGCGCGAGAGCTTGCGTCCACTATGGTTGAACTAGGAAATGATGCAGGCGTTCGTACCGTGGCATTGTTAACAGATATGTCCCGCCCCCTGGGCCGGAAGATCGGCAATGCATTAGAAGTTGCGGAATCAGTAGAAATTTTAGCTGGCGGCGGACCACGCGATGTTCGTGAACTTACCATCGCTTTGGCGCGAGAAATGCTTACTCTAGCTGGCAAACCAGATGTTGATATTGCCGCAGCTTTGGATGATGGCCGCGCGATGGATGTGTGGAAGCGTATGATCCGCGCTCAGGGTGGCGATCCTGATGCCCCATTACCAAAGGCCAAGCATACACTTACAGTGGAAGCCGACCGTGATGGTTATTTAGGTGAACTCGACGCATTAGCTGTGGGGGTTGCAAGTTGGCGGCTCGGTGCTGGCCGGGCACGGAAGGAAGATCCGGTGCAAGCAGGAGCTGGTATAGAAATCCATGCTGGTTTCGGCGAGCCCGTTCAGCGGGGGCAGACTTTATTTACATTGCATTCAGACACCCCAGAGCGGTTCGAACGTGCTTTGGAATCCCTAATGCCAGGCTTTGCGGTAACCAATACTCCAGTATCGCTACCAGAATCCGTTATTTTGGAACGTATTGCCTAATTGTTGACACTGCTCGTTTTATAAGGAGAACCTCAATGAATCTCACCCGCGCTGAAGTGGCAGCGTATATCGATCACACCTTGCTCAAACCAGAAGCTACCCACACACAGGTTGCTGATGTGGTTACTGAGGCACATCGTTTAGGCACGTTTTCTATTTGCGTCTCCCCATCAATGCTGCCTGTAGAAGTACCAAATGGGTTGGCGGTGGCTACAGTTGTGGGGTTCCCTTCAGGCGCGGTGGATATGGAGATCAAGGCGAGTGAAGCGGCAAAGGCCGTTGCTCAAGGCGCTAATGAAATCGATATGGTAATTAATCTCGCCTTCGCAAAAGAAGGCGATTGGGACAAACTCACACAAGAAATCAAGACCGTTAAGGAAGCGTGCGGCGATGCGCTACTTAAAGTAATTATTGAATCCGCAGCGCTTACCGATCATGAGATTATTCACTGCTGTCAGGCTGCAGAACGTGCCGGTGCAGATTTTGTAAAGACATCTACCGGTTTTCACCCAGCGGGTGGTGCTACAACCCATGCAGTTTCACTTATGCGTGAGACCGTTGGTGACCGCCTTGGTGTAAAAGCATCTGGTGGTATTCGCACTGCTGAGGCTGCACTCGCCATGATTGAAGCAGGCGCTTCTCGCCTCGGGCTTTCGGCATCCGCCGCGATCCTCAACGGCCTTCCCGAGTAAAGAAGGCATAATATGAACACTATTGAACGCGCCACAGCTTGGCGCAACCATGATCCTGACCCGCACACACGCGACACCATTACTGCGCTTATCGACGCCGCGGAAACCGGTGACCAGGGCGCTTACGAAGAACTCGAATCACGCTTTTCTGGACCGCTTATGTTTGGAACCGCCGGGTTACGCGGCGAGGTAGGTGCTGGTGAAAGCCGCATGAACCGCGCCGTCGTTATTCGCGCGACAGCTGGTGTGGTGTCATGGTTAAACACCAAAGTAGATACTCCAGTTGTGGTTATTGGATGCGACGCTCGTTATGGGTCTGCTGACTTTTACCGTGATGCCGCAGAAGTTATCTCCGGCGCTAGTGGCCGAGCACTCCTACTACCACCCCAACTTCCCACCCCAGTAACTGCATTTGCGGTGCGGGCATTTGGCGCAGATGCAGGCATTATGATTACTGCATCCCATAATCCTCCAGCCGATAATGGCTATAAACTCTACCTCGGCGGCCGTGTCGCCCCAGGCGACGGCAATGGTGTACAGCTGGTTTCTCCTGCAGATGCAGAAATCACCGAACATATAACCGCAGCTCCGCCGGCTGACCAAGTTCCTCGAACCAGCACTAATGTCGAGCACGTTGATATTTTGGACCAATATATTCATTGCGCCGGAACCCGAGGCGATGCACGACCGCTGAATATAGTGCTCACCCCTATGCATGGCGTTGGCGGTAGTGTTGCTGTTCAAGCCCTTGCTGCTGCGGGTTTTCACACCGTAGATGTGGTAAAGCAACAAGCCGATCCGGATCCAGATTTCCCCACAGTGTCCTTCCCTAACCCAGAAGAACCTGGAGCCCTTGACCTAGCTATCGAACTGGCAAAAGAACGAAATGCCGATGTTATATTGGCGCTCGATCCAGATGCTGATCGCTGCGCGGTGGCAATTCCCACCCCAACAGGCTGGCGGCAATTAAGTGGCGATGAAACTGGCGCATTGCTTGGCGAATATATCGCCAAGCGCACTCAAGTAGCGGGCAATACCGGCACAATGGCCAATTCAATAGTTTCTAGCAGATTGCTTTCTCGTATTGCTCACGCACATGATCTGAATCACGAGCCCACATTAACCGGTTTTAAATGGATCGCCCGTACCCCCGGTCTGATATTCGGATATGAAGAGGCAATTGGGTATTGCACCGATCCGGAATTTGTTCGGGATAAAGATGGCATTACGGCCGCTGTTACAATGGCAAGCCTTGTGGCCAATCTGCTTGCTCAGGGCCGAACGGTACAAGATGCCCTTGATGACCTGGCAAAACAACATGGTCTGCACGCAACTTCCCCCCTAACATTCCGGGTGGAAAACCTCGATCTTATTGCCACTGGCATGGCGAACT contains the following coding sequences:
- a CDS encoding ATP-binding cassette domain-containing protein; the protein is MTLLQVSDLHINTRHRELVRDITLKLAPGERVGLIGESGSGKSLTALAIMGLLPENLHPSGNIELEGVGKLLGVHDRILRTVRGRRIAMVFQEPMSALDPLMKVGKQIAEVRRTHSLPGNTQSIDELLTAVDLPKEMANSYPHQLSGGQRQRILIAMALACDPDILICDEPTTALDVTVQKHIVELILRLVQERNTALLFISHDLGLVASTCDRILVMRNGNIVEQGDTTGVLTQPQADYTKQLIAASDLREPRYANAINQNGETLLHAENISRVRRGTTTLAPLSLKLQNHQRLGIVGGSGSGKTTLLKILAGLDTPTTGTVTKNKNTTIQMVFQDPLSSLDPRMRVGRSIAEPLHKMSRSEQQKRVQEVLAEVDLEPDAARRFPHEFSGGQRQRISIARAIAANPDILLADEPVSALDVSVRTQVMDLLDKLVRNHGISLVFVSHDLSVVRQLCTDVLVLKSGEIVEQGKLTEVYNDPQHEYTKQLLNATLPLPSKSQ
- a CDS encoding exonuclease domain-containing protein — translated: MSHPFAVVDLKTTGFSANDRIVEIGVVLLESDASRSGTWETLIKPNRKIPNPDVHGITGPMVVAAPRFAEIAEELGELLQDRIVVTHDARLKIRMLRREFARLGVEVDISPVCTQTMAASILPGKPKTLDDCLVAIGKEPLDEHYALAVAEGTATLLQYFLQSHPLPKDCALTYLPPLPTPAAKPPHPRSHGKGSGGSQPDEEVEPPTEVFRQPSVESVKSAAATEVTPEAEAPTEIFQQLPGPFMESAKPSRTPKSRPSHRKPTKKPKPSKTEATPVVSVAPVAAGMKSAPVSDAVHATDVPELASIANIGASLPTEVFAAPHAEMFSLPQEIKENVALPLQNKAVANLAPEAKAKVEEIFEGLATGQHDAQTETEIDPLAVWLTGIADRIPKTGDRDADYYLCFLRAVLVDGQISSTAVEALMACAEALGINRDEVQDLHGRFVRQVAIEAWVEDSFSDAERGYLKHAATQLGVDTHLIEEILAEPEEDTSDVTPGALFASGDRITFTGNLAVPKDAWEARARRIGLDVGEVTPESAVVVAADKHSTSERARRARELDIPIIDEISFARQLSSFHNQLAGDVNDPPNSLDMVLFPWAAEFTPPPTSVGEVAALWISNHPEEPLCRMSAVLSPDLIPDGLDRNSRTVAGWFADFPNPLNATVRALSELHGVGKLRLQQFIHAVVDTAIEMAERQRQAEAEIKANFLADYEDVDTVEFTAAEAFADIEYDVSASASSGSAAEYIVDAVVIDETWSAAPELNADLTHLIQWCTVAGYSPDLPEPVVQWVDALIEQVPDPIENAVAAALAEIDAIVSKDPRGPVIFAGRLQGSRTLDDIGTELGLTRERIRQLEKSLRQRLTTESPSVSLLTSAIAYRFLPLAPSAEVAKLLTSNGLKILSAVTDVWELEEDWVCIPGFADQVAETLATFSDDWGVCSLHEIAKPLDVASELLAEYLQRDRRLRVEGDRIFTRNDSYQDRAGAALATAGKPMTADEIIAGIGSGNARSMSNQLSADPRFMRVRPETWALAEWGMEEYTTIFDWIARRVDAAGEISLNDLIRDAHTIGAAESSIRTYCSTGEFVIENGVVRRAEAPVVNDASPSEVPNFYRRGKTWSLLLTVNNDHLRGSGFGVHRGVCALVDVPFLGEVELPSRLGAQAVRYSRAGSSLGTIRRFLLDLEVIEGDRVWLEFHDDGHFDITKATPLMEEPDVANLMGLDVKRSELVAAVNRSLGLQTNAPRRRAVAILRHRYQDDLADMVRELV
- a CDS encoding cytidine deaminase encodes the protein MSPTDYELIELAHEAAEHAYAPYSQFPVGAALLLDDGRVITGCNVENASYGLTICAERNAVTRAIVTSEDAPGTGNPERMQIKAVAIVGLRAEPCYPCGACLQVLSEFNCERVIVAKNKESHSIAFAELLPYAFWSDSL
- a CDS encoding sugar-binding transcriptional regulator; translated protein: MDARDEQALTAVKLYYEEGLSQAEVAQEMGVSRPTASKLIHHGKQRGFVTIHIHDPRKTGSELAKKIIARYGLQDVRLAQLPRETHSDLLRELGRAGADLLSEHIRDDMKVGVSWGNTMFAVAQHLPVTDVHGVEIVQLKGGTSHSQYSTNDIGTINKFCSAFHAQARTLPLPVIFDNAEAKRIVEQDRHIAHILQLGRLTDVVIFTVGEVHPKSLLLNLGYLTQEEIDLLVERAAGDACSRFFTKEGEIALPSVDERTVGITLEDLAARPMRILVAGGTEKVTAIHTALTMGLATHLVIDQGTAQRILDLG
- a CDS encoding thymidine phosphorylase; amino-acid sequence: MTERFDAVDIIRTKRDRERLTTEQINWVIDAYTRGVVADEQMAALNMAIFLNGMDRTEIVDWTTAMMNSGERMNFDALSRTTSDKHSTGGVGDKITLPLAPLVAAFDVAVPQLSGRGLGHTGGTLDKLESIPGWQANFSNERMMEILEDPGCIICAPGTGLAPADKKIYALRDITATVDCIPLIASSIMSKKIAEGTASLVLDVKVGSGAFMKDIQNARELASTMVELGNDAGVRTVALLTDMSRPLGRKIGNALEVAESVEILAGGGPRDVRELTIALAREMLTLAGKPDVDIAAALDDGRAMDVWKRMIRAQGGDPDAPLPKAKHTLTVEADRDGYLGELDALAVGVASWRLGAGRARKEDPVQAGAGIEIHAGFGEPVQRGQTLFTLHSDTPERFERALESLMPGFAVTNTPVSLPESVILERIA
- the deoC gene encoding deoxyribose-phosphate aldolase, with protein sequence MNLTRAEVAAYIDHTLLKPEATHTQVADVVTEAHRLGTFSICVSPSMLPVEVPNGLAVATVVGFPSGAVDMEIKASEAAKAVAQGANEIDMVINLAFAKEGDWDKLTQEIKTVKEACGDALLKVIIESAALTDHEIIHCCQAAERAGADFVKTSTGFHPAGGATTHAVSLMRETVGDRLGVKASGGIRTAEAALAMIEAGASRLGLSASAAILNGLPE
- a CDS encoding NupC/NupG family nucleoside CNT transporter; amino-acid sequence: MERLQGLLGILVIFGVLILFSRHRKSIKWRTLGVGLLLQIAFALIVLKWDYGFLALKKVAEGLEKLTEFTNLGTSFVFGRLFSSEPNQFVFALNVLPVIIFLGAIIGALYYLRVIQIFVDLLGGALKKILGTSKVESVWASTVIFLGQSEAPLVISPYLPKLTRSELFTCMTGGFASVAGSTLIGYSLLGAPLEYLLAASLMNAPGSLIVAKAFWPETEESDLDASVRHVRDTESKNIIDAIGSGAMAGGRIAIAVGCLLIAFIAFIAMISAVLQGIGGIFGQENWSLEGLFGLIFAPAAWLIGVPWEDAQLVGNFIGEKTIINEFVGFTSFGPHIPEMDPKSVMITTFALAGFANISSMAIQIGSIGGLVPERRGEVAKLAPLALMTGFATNMLNAAIVGVVVF